The proteins below are encoded in one region of Juglans microcarpa x Juglans regia isolate MS1-56 chromosome 4D, Jm3101_v1.0, whole genome shotgun sequence:
- the LOC121260564 gene encoding E3 ubiquitin-protein ligase RFI2 isoform X1, with protein sequence MVGLERQTAHHHRLQMDGDGGGGGGGGDVAGVVAPKASGVSCSICLDLVSDDGGRSRAKLQCGHEFHLDCIGSAFNMKGEMQCPNCRKVEKGQWLYANGSTHSFPEFGVDDWNPDEDPYDLHYFEMPFRVQWCPFGELERIPPSFEEVESPSTTYHNLQEHHGTPAEPISTSSLAHHYVAYVGPIPPASLRSSDSIDEPNFIYPWNGLSGHNEIFNPHTFPASSIQYHGWGHHSLPFSQFGSHINGADPASVPPVIRVSTHSDSDPITRSRFHSYPLLYAHGSSPRAGNSFVSTGVPHYPGSNAQTHEVIHISHAFHLQQRPSNSPGIPSPSTPVVRRIEGPGVLPLIVPAPIQPDRSGSFHIVPQPPSVPNFHEVENLLPNRYDTWEREHLSHFPPLVSDRDSVWGSSHQTAADSDSVSRSSGVWRSHRS encoded by the exons ATGGTGGGCTTGGAACGACAAACTGCTCATCACCATCGTCTTCAAATGgatggtgatggtggtggtggtggtggtggtggtgatgttGCTGGGGTTGTGGCGCCTAAAGCTTCTGGGGTTTCATGCTCGATTTGCTTGGATTTGGTGTCCGATGATGGGGGCAGATCGAGGGCTAAGCTGCAATGTGGGCATGAGTTCCATCTGG ACTGCATTGGCTCTGCATTCAATATGAAAGGAGAAATGCAGTGCCCAAATTGCCGAAAGGTTGAGAAAGGCCAGTGGTTATATGCAAATGGCTCTACTCATTCATTTCCAGAGTTTGGCGTGGATGACTGGAATCCTGATGAGGATCCCTATGACCTACATTACTTTGAAATG CCATTTAGAGTTCAGTGGTGTCCATTTGGTGAATTAGAGCGAATTCCTCCATCTTTTGA GGAAGTGGAATCTCCGTCTACCACCT ATCACAACTTGCAGGAACACCATGGCACGCCTGCTGAGCCCATTTCCACATCATCTCTAGCTCATCATTATGTTGCATACGTTGGACCAATTCCACCTGCATCCTTGAGATCTAGTGATAGCATTGATGAACCTAACTTCATTTATCCCTGGAATGGTCTATCTGGACACAATGAGATATTTAATCCCCATACTTTTCCCGCCAGTAGCATCCAATACCATGGTTGGGGCCATCATTCCCTTCCGTTCTCCCAATTTGGTAGCCATATCAATGGTGCTGATCCAGCTTCTGTTCCACCTGTGATACGGGTATCTACTCACAGTGATTCTGATCCTATTACAAGGTCCAGATTTCATTCATACCCACTGCTCTACGCTCATGG GTCAAGTCCTAGAGCGGGAAACTCATTTGTCTCCACAGGTGTTCCTCATTATCCAGGATCCAATGCTCAAACCCATGAAGTGATCCATATTTCCCATGCCTTCCATCTTCAGCAACGACCTAGCAATTCGCCAGGCATTCCCTCACCTAGCACTCCTGTGGTGAGGAGAATCGAGGGTCCTGGGGTTTTGCCTCTAATAGTGCCTGCCCCCATACAACCCGATCGCAGTGGCAGTTTTCATATCGTTCCTCAACCTCCTTCAGTACCAAACTTTCATGAAGTAGAAAATCTTTTGCCGAATCGATATGATACATGGGAAAGAGAGCACTTGTCTCATTTCCCACCATTGGTATCAGACAGGGACTCAGTATGGGGATCATCTCATCAAACTGCTGCTGACTCTGATTCTGTTAGCAGGTCTAGCGGTGTATGGCGTAGTCACCGGTCCTAG
- the LOC121260564 gene encoding E3 ubiquitin-protein ligase RFI2 isoform X2, with amino-acid sequence MVGLERQTAHHHRLQMDGDGGGGAGVSCSICLDLVSDDGGRSRAKLQCGHEFHLDCIGSAFNMKGEMQCPNCRKVEKGQWLYANGSTHSFPEFGVDDWNPDEDPYDLHYFEMPFRVQWCPFGELERIPPSFEEVESPSTTYHNLQEHHGTPAEPISTSSLAHHYVAYVGPIPPASLRSSDSIDEPNFIYPWNGLSGHNEIFNPHTFPASSIQYHGWGHHSLPFSQFGSHINGADPASVPPVIRVSTHSDSDPITRSRFHSYPLLYAHGSSPRAGNSFVSTGVPHYPGSNAQTHEVIHISHAFHLQQRPSNSPGIPSPSTPVVRRIEGPGVLPLIVPAPIQPDRSGSFHIVPQPPSVPNFHEVENLLPNRYDTWEREHLSHFPPLVSDRDSVWGSSHQTAADSDSVSRSSGVWRSHRS; translated from the exons ATGGTGGGCTTGGAACGACAAACTGCTCATCACCATCGTCTTCAAATGgatggtgatggtggtggtggtg CTGGGGTTTCATGCTCGATTTGCTTGGATTTGGTGTCCGATGATGGGGGCAGATCGAGGGCTAAGCTGCAATGTGGGCATGAGTTCCATCTGG ACTGCATTGGCTCTGCATTCAATATGAAAGGAGAAATGCAGTGCCCAAATTGCCGAAAGGTTGAGAAAGGCCAGTGGTTATATGCAAATGGCTCTACTCATTCATTTCCAGAGTTTGGCGTGGATGACTGGAATCCTGATGAGGATCCCTATGACCTACATTACTTTGAAATG CCATTTAGAGTTCAGTGGTGTCCATTTGGTGAATTAGAGCGAATTCCTCCATCTTTTGA GGAAGTGGAATCTCCGTCTACCACCT ATCACAACTTGCAGGAACACCATGGCACGCCTGCTGAGCCCATTTCCACATCATCTCTAGCTCATCATTATGTTGCATACGTTGGACCAATTCCACCTGCATCCTTGAGATCTAGTGATAGCATTGATGAACCTAACTTCATTTATCCCTGGAATGGTCTATCTGGACACAATGAGATATTTAATCCCCATACTTTTCCCGCCAGTAGCATCCAATACCATGGTTGGGGCCATCATTCCCTTCCGTTCTCCCAATTTGGTAGCCATATCAATGGTGCTGATCCAGCTTCTGTTCCACCTGTGATACGGGTATCTACTCACAGTGATTCTGATCCTATTACAAGGTCCAGATTTCATTCATACCCACTGCTCTACGCTCATGG GTCAAGTCCTAGAGCGGGAAACTCATTTGTCTCCACAGGTGTTCCTCATTATCCAGGATCCAATGCTCAAACCCATGAAGTGATCCATATTTCCCATGCCTTCCATCTTCAGCAACGACCTAGCAATTCGCCAGGCATTCCCTCACCTAGCACTCCTGTGGTGAGGAGAATCGAGGGTCCTGGGGTTTTGCCTCTAATAGTGCCTGCCCCCATACAACCCGATCGCAGTGGCAGTTTTCATATCGTTCCTCAACCTCCTTCAGTACCAAACTTTCATGAAGTAGAAAATCTTTTGCCGAATCGATATGATACATGGGAAAGAGAGCACTTGTCTCATTTCCCACCATTGGTATCAGACAGGGACTCAGTATGGGGATCATCTCATCAAACTGCTGCTGACTCTGATTCTGTTAGCAGGTCTAGCGGTGTATGGCGTAGTCACCGGTCCTAG
- the LOC121260564 gene encoding E3 ubiquitin-protein ligase RFI2 isoform X3, giving the protein MKGEMQCPNCRKVEKGQWLYANGSTHSFPEFGVDDWNPDEDPYDLHYFEMPFRVQWCPFGELERIPPSFEEVESPSTTYHNLQEHHGTPAEPISTSSLAHHYVAYVGPIPPASLRSSDSIDEPNFIYPWNGLSGHNEIFNPHTFPASSIQYHGWGHHSLPFSQFGSHINGADPASVPPVIRVSTHSDSDPITRSRFHSYPLLYAHGSSPRAGNSFVSTGVPHYPGSNAQTHEVIHISHAFHLQQRPSNSPGIPSPSTPVVRRIEGPGVLPLIVPAPIQPDRSGSFHIVPQPPSVPNFHEVENLLPNRYDTWEREHLSHFPPLVSDRDSVWGSSHQTAADSDSVSRSSGVWRSHRS; this is encoded by the exons ATGAAAGGAGAAATGCAGTGCCCAAATTGCCGAAAGGTTGAGAAAGGCCAGTGGTTATATGCAAATGGCTCTACTCATTCATTTCCAGAGTTTGGCGTGGATGACTGGAATCCTGATGAGGATCCCTATGACCTACATTACTTTGAAATG CCATTTAGAGTTCAGTGGTGTCCATTTGGTGAATTAGAGCGAATTCCTCCATCTTTTGA GGAAGTGGAATCTCCGTCTACCACCT ATCACAACTTGCAGGAACACCATGGCACGCCTGCTGAGCCCATTTCCACATCATCTCTAGCTCATCATTATGTTGCATACGTTGGACCAATTCCACCTGCATCCTTGAGATCTAGTGATAGCATTGATGAACCTAACTTCATTTATCCCTGGAATGGTCTATCTGGACACAATGAGATATTTAATCCCCATACTTTTCCCGCCAGTAGCATCCAATACCATGGTTGGGGCCATCATTCCCTTCCGTTCTCCCAATTTGGTAGCCATATCAATGGTGCTGATCCAGCTTCTGTTCCACCTGTGATACGGGTATCTACTCACAGTGATTCTGATCCTATTACAAGGTCCAGATTTCATTCATACCCACTGCTCTACGCTCATGG GTCAAGTCCTAGAGCGGGAAACTCATTTGTCTCCACAGGTGTTCCTCATTATCCAGGATCCAATGCTCAAACCCATGAAGTGATCCATATTTCCCATGCCTTCCATCTTCAGCAACGACCTAGCAATTCGCCAGGCATTCCCTCACCTAGCACTCCTGTGGTGAGGAGAATCGAGGGTCCTGGGGTTTTGCCTCTAATAGTGCCTGCCCCCATACAACCCGATCGCAGTGGCAGTTTTCATATCGTTCCTCAACCTCCTTCAGTACCAAACTTTCATGAAGTAGAAAATCTTTTGCCGAATCGATATGATACATGGGAAAGAGAGCACTTGTCTCATTTCCCACCATTGGTATCAGACAGGGACTCAGTATGGGGATCATCTCATCAAACTGCTGCTGACTCTGATTCTGTTAGCAGGTCTAGCGGTGTATGGCGTAGTCACCGGTCCTAG
- the LOC121260382 gene encoding beta-glucosidase 11-like isoform X1, with amino-acid sequence MMMKLISLLLINLVVMNVAVLGVYSSNYFSRDDFPPAFVFGSGTSAYQVEGAASEDGRTPSIWDTYAHAGRAHGATGDVACDEYHKYKEDVQLMVDTGLDAYRFSISWSRLIPDGRGPVNPKGLQYYNNLINGLVSHGIQPHVTLHNYDLPQALEDEYGGWVSREIVIDFTFYAEVCFREFGDRVFYWSTVNEPNVYVLGGYDQGFTPPQRCSPPFGVISCSKGNSSSEPYTAAHNILLAHASAARLYMTKYKDKQHGFIGLSIYAWWLVPLTDTKEDAIATQRAIDFQVGWFLDPLVFGDYPTIMKQNVGSRLPAFTNLESKLVKGSFDFIGIIHYNNMYVRDRSNSLKMDYRDYHLDAAIELIQIQGNSSAFELYFIKLPIAPWGLRGVLEYVKQVYGNPPIYIYENGQRMKRNSTLDDISRVKYMHGYIGGVLDALRNGSNTRGYFAWAFMDVFELLDGFGSSYGLYYVDLDDPDLRRYPKLSAKWYSQFLKGESISLDGVIELKKNLSTPDDAHLQ; translated from the exons atgatgatgaagcTCATCTCTTTGTTGCTAATAAATTTAGTGGTGATGAATGTAGCAGTACTGGGAGTTTATAGCTCCAATTACTTTAGCAGGGATGACTTCCCACctgcttttgtttttggttcaggcacctcagcttaTCAG GTGGAGGGAGCAGCAAGCGAAGATGGGAGGACTCCCAGCATTTGGGATACCTATGCACATGCCG GGAGAGCACATGGTGCCACTGGAGATGTAGCATGCGATGAGTATCACAAGTATAAG GAAGATGTGCAGCTCATGGTGGACACAGGCCTAGATGCCTATAgattttccatctcatggtcAAGACTTATTCCAG ATGGAAGAGGACCTGTCAATCCAAAGGGTTTGCAATATTACAACAATCTCATCAATGGACTAGTTAGCCATG GAATTCAACCACATGTTACATTACACAATTATGATCTTCCTCAGGCACTTGAAGACGAGTATGGAGGATGGGTTAGTCGAGAGATTGT GATAGACTTTACTTTTTATGCAGAGGTGTGCTTCCGAGAGTTTGGAGATAGGGTTTTTTATTGGAGCACCGTTAACGAGCCGAATGTGTATGTCCTGGGAGGTTATGACCAGGGATTTACACCTCCTCAGCGATGTTCTCCTCCATTTGGGGTGATTTCCTGCTCCAAGGGAAATTCTTCATCTGAGCCATACACAGCTGCCCATAATATCTTGTTGGCACATGCTTCGGCTGCAAGATTGTACATGACAAAGTATAAG GACAAACAACATGGATTCATAGGGCTCAGCATCTATGCTTGGTGGCTAGTTCCTCTGACGGATACAAAAGAAGATGCAATTGCGActcaaagagccattgatttccAAGTTGGCTG GTTTCTAGATCCTTTGGTGTTTGGAGACTATCCAACTATAATGAAGCAAAATGTGGGTTCTAGACTTCCAGCCTTCACAAATCTTGAATCCAAACTGGTAAAGGGTTCATTTGACTTCATAGGGATAATACATTACAACAACATGTATGTCAGAGACAGATCCAACAGCCTGAAAATGGACTATAGAGACTACCACTTGGATGCTGCAATAGAACTAATCC AAATTCAGGGGAATTCCTCGGCATTTGAG CTTTATTTTATCAAGTTGCCAATTGCACCCTGGGGTCTGCGAGGAGTGCTGGAGTATGTCAAGCAAGTTTACGGCAACCCTCCTATTTACATTTATGAgaatg GTCAGCGGATGAAACGAAATTCAACATTGGATGACATATCAAGGGTGAAATATATGCATGGATACATTGGAGGTGTGCTTGATGCATTGAG AAATGGATCAAACACAAGGGGGTATTTTGCATGGGCTTTCATGGATGTGTTCGAGTTATTGGATGGCTTTGGATCAAGTTATGGCTTGTACTATGTAGATTTGGATGATCCGGATCTGAGAAGATACCCCAAGCTATCTGCAAAATGGTACTCGCAGTTTTTGAAGGGAGAAAGCATCAGCCTAGATGGAGTAATTGAACTTAAGAAGAATCTATCAACTCCAGATGATGCTCACCTTCAGTAA
- the LOC121260382 gene encoding beta-glucosidase 11-like isoform X3 — translation MTSHLLLFLVQAPQLIRWREQQAKMGGLPAFGIPMHMPEDVQLMVDTGLDAYRFSISWSRLIPDGRGPVNPKGLQYYNNLINGLVSHGIQPHVTLHNYDLPQALEDEYGGWVSREIVIDFTFYAEVCFREFGDRVFYWSTVNEPNVYVLGGYDQGFTPPQRCSPPFGVISCSKGNSSSEPYTAAHNILLAHASAARLYMTKYKDKQHGFIGLSIYAWWLVPLTDTKEDAIATQRAIDFQVGWFLDPLVFGDYPTIMKQNVGSRLPAFTNLESKLVKGSFDFIGIIHYNNMYVRDRSNSLKMDYRDYHLDAAIELIQIQGNSSAFELYFIKLPIAPWGLRGVLEYVKQVYGNPPIYIYENGQRMKRNSTLDDISRVKYMHGYIGGVLDALRNGSNTRGYFAWAFMDVFELLDGFGSSYGLYYVDLDDPDLRRYPKLSAKWYSQFLKGESISLDGVIELKKNLSTPDDAHLQ, via the exons ATGACTTCCCACctgcttttgtttttggttcaggcacctcagcttaTCAG GTGGAGGGAGCAGCAAGCGAAGATGGGAGGACTCCCAGCATTTGGGATACCTATGCACATGCCG GAAGATGTGCAGCTCATGGTGGACACAGGCCTAGATGCCTATAgattttccatctcatggtcAAGACTTATTCCAG ATGGAAGAGGACCTGTCAATCCAAAGGGTTTGCAATATTACAACAATCTCATCAATGGACTAGTTAGCCATG GAATTCAACCACATGTTACATTACACAATTATGATCTTCCTCAGGCACTTGAAGACGAGTATGGAGGATGGGTTAGTCGAGAGATTGT GATAGACTTTACTTTTTATGCAGAGGTGTGCTTCCGAGAGTTTGGAGATAGGGTTTTTTATTGGAGCACCGTTAACGAGCCGAATGTGTATGTCCTGGGAGGTTATGACCAGGGATTTACACCTCCTCAGCGATGTTCTCCTCCATTTGGGGTGATTTCCTGCTCCAAGGGAAATTCTTCATCTGAGCCATACACAGCTGCCCATAATATCTTGTTGGCACATGCTTCGGCTGCAAGATTGTACATGACAAAGTATAAG GACAAACAACATGGATTCATAGGGCTCAGCATCTATGCTTGGTGGCTAGTTCCTCTGACGGATACAAAAGAAGATGCAATTGCGActcaaagagccattgatttccAAGTTGGCTG GTTTCTAGATCCTTTGGTGTTTGGAGACTATCCAACTATAATGAAGCAAAATGTGGGTTCTAGACTTCCAGCCTTCACAAATCTTGAATCCAAACTGGTAAAGGGTTCATTTGACTTCATAGGGATAATACATTACAACAACATGTATGTCAGAGACAGATCCAACAGCCTGAAAATGGACTATAGAGACTACCACTTGGATGCTGCAATAGAACTAATCC AAATTCAGGGGAATTCCTCGGCATTTGAG CTTTATTTTATCAAGTTGCCAATTGCACCCTGGGGTCTGCGAGGAGTGCTGGAGTATGTCAAGCAAGTTTACGGCAACCCTCCTATTTACATTTATGAgaatg GTCAGCGGATGAAACGAAATTCAACATTGGATGACATATCAAGGGTGAAATATATGCATGGATACATTGGAGGTGTGCTTGATGCATTGAG AAATGGATCAAACACAAGGGGGTATTTTGCATGGGCTTTCATGGATGTGTTCGAGTTATTGGATGGCTTTGGATCAAGTTATGGCTTGTACTATGTAGATTTGGATGATCCGGATCTGAGAAGATACCCCAAGCTATCTGCAAAATGGTACTCGCAGTTTTTGAAGGGAGAAAGCATCAGCCTAGATGGAGTAATTGAACTTAAGAAGAATCTATCAACTCCAGATGATGCTCACCTTCAGTAA
- the LOC121260382 gene encoding beta-glucosidase 11-like isoform X2, protein MMMKLISLLLINLVVMNVAVLGVYSSNYFSRDDFPPAFVFGSGTSAYQVEGAASEDGRTPSIWDTYAHAGRAHGATGDVACDEYHKYKEDVQLMVDTGLDAYRFSISWSRLIPDGRGPVNPKGLQYYNNLINGLVSHGIQPHVTLHNYDLPQALEDEYGGWVSREIVIDFTFYAEVCFREFGDRVFYWSTVNEPNVYVLGGYDQGFTPPQRCSPPFGVISCSKGNSSSEPYTAAHNILLAHASAARLYMTKYKDKQHGFIGLSIYAWWLVPLTDTKEDAIATQRAIDFQVGWFLDPLVFGDYPTIMKQNVGSRLPAFTNLESKLVKGSFDFIGIIHYNNMYVRDRSNSLKMDYRDYHLDAAIELIQIQGNSSAFELPIAPWGLRGVLEYVKQVYGNPPIYIYENGQRMKRNSTLDDISRVKYMHGYIGGVLDALRNGSNTRGYFAWAFMDVFELLDGFGSSYGLYYVDLDDPDLRRYPKLSAKWYSQFLKGESISLDGVIELKKNLSTPDDAHLQ, encoded by the exons atgatgatgaagcTCATCTCTTTGTTGCTAATAAATTTAGTGGTGATGAATGTAGCAGTACTGGGAGTTTATAGCTCCAATTACTTTAGCAGGGATGACTTCCCACctgcttttgtttttggttcaggcacctcagcttaTCAG GTGGAGGGAGCAGCAAGCGAAGATGGGAGGACTCCCAGCATTTGGGATACCTATGCACATGCCG GGAGAGCACATGGTGCCACTGGAGATGTAGCATGCGATGAGTATCACAAGTATAAG GAAGATGTGCAGCTCATGGTGGACACAGGCCTAGATGCCTATAgattttccatctcatggtcAAGACTTATTCCAG ATGGAAGAGGACCTGTCAATCCAAAGGGTTTGCAATATTACAACAATCTCATCAATGGACTAGTTAGCCATG GAATTCAACCACATGTTACATTACACAATTATGATCTTCCTCAGGCACTTGAAGACGAGTATGGAGGATGGGTTAGTCGAGAGATTGT GATAGACTTTACTTTTTATGCAGAGGTGTGCTTCCGAGAGTTTGGAGATAGGGTTTTTTATTGGAGCACCGTTAACGAGCCGAATGTGTATGTCCTGGGAGGTTATGACCAGGGATTTACACCTCCTCAGCGATGTTCTCCTCCATTTGGGGTGATTTCCTGCTCCAAGGGAAATTCTTCATCTGAGCCATACACAGCTGCCCATAATATCTTGTTGGCACATGCTTCGGCTGCAAGATTGTACATGACAAAGTATAAG GACAAACAACATGGATTCATAGGGCTCAGCATCTATGCTTGGTGGCTAGTTCCTCTGACGGATACAAAAGAAGATGCAATTGCGActcaaagagccattgatttccAAGTTGGCTG GTTTCTAGATCCTTTGGTGTTTGGAGACTATCCAACTATAATGAAGCAAAATGTGGGTTCTAGACTTCCAGCCTTCACAAATCTTGAATCCAAACTGGTAAAGGGTTCATTTGACTTCATAGGGATAATACATTACAACAACATGTATGTCAGAGACAGATCCAACAGCCTGAAAATGGACTATAGAGACTACCACTTGGATGCTGCAATAGAACTAATCC AAATTCAGGGGAATTCCTCGGCATTTGAG TTGCCAATTGCACCCTGGGGTCTGCGAGGAGTGCTGGAGTATGTCAAGCAAGTTTACGGCAACCCTCCTATTTACATTTATGAgaatg GTCAGCGGATGAAACGAAATTCAACATTGGATGACATATCAAGGGTGAAATATATGCATGGATACATTGGAGGTGTGCTTGATGCATTGAG AAATGGATCAAACACAAGGGGGTATTTTGCATGGGCTTTCATGGATGTGTTCGAGTTATTGGATGGCTTTGGATCAAGTTATGGCTTGTACTATGTAGATTTGGATGATCCGGATCTGAGAAGATACCCCAAGCTATCTGCAAAATGGTACTCGCAGTTTTTGAAGGGAGAAAGCATCAGCCTAGATGGAGTAATTGAACTTAAGAAGAATCTATCAACTCCAGATGATGCTCACCTTCAGTAA